GCTGCATAAGAGATCAATTTTCACACTATAGGCTTTTTCCCTCTAGTGAATTTTCCACATGCTATACTCAGCtggctctctccttcccttttccttcaatTACATTTTAGCCACACACAGGGGAATGGGAAGGCCCTGATCAAAtcaactgaaatttttttaaattaaattatagctgtgtacattaatgcgatcatggcgcaccatacgctggtttatagaccgtttgacacattcttttttttcacaaAAAGCTGTAAGTTTATTAACATTATATACCCTGATATGTACCAAAGTTTGATATTCCTTTTTGAATCTCAAATAAGAAATCACAATATTCAgtattaattaaaaaggaaaaaaagcggTGGGGGTCATTCATGGGTTTAAGTCCAAAATGAAAGTAACGTTTATTTGGGTGGATCTGTGTTGATGCCGTATTTCTCCTTGAGAAGTTTCAATTGTTCCTCCTTCTTCTTTGTGTCCATCTTCTGAAATGCCCTATTGGCATTATAGTACAAAACCACAAGGTATCTGTTACAAACATTGAATCCTGATAGGTGATCACATGCGTTCTTGGCATCAAAGATGTCTTCATAGACCACATAAGCCGTTCCTCTAGTTTCAGGTGTGTTCCCCACTCTTATCTGATGAATAGGTccatattttccaaaaatatcaTACATTTCTTCAGCTGTGATTTTGTATGGCAAATTCCTTATATATAAAATCCGATTTACTTCAGGTGGAAGTCGAATATTCCCCCTCTTGGCCGCTTGCATCGCCATCTTGGCGGGCTGATGAGGTTACAGTGGCAAACACTAGAAACCCTTTGGACAGTCCGGAGCCCGCTTGGCTTCCTGCGCGACGCGGTGTCACACGGACActccgtttgacacattttcatcacactggttaacatagccttcctagcattttcgtagttattgtgttaagatatttacattctacatttactaagtttcacatgtacccgtgtaagatgcaccgcaggtgtaatcccacaaatcactctccctctgcccacctcaccttccctcccctccctttccaccttccccctattcttaggctataaatgggttatagcattaatgtgaaagccataaattagtttcatagtagggctgagtacattggatactttttcttccattcttgagatactttactaagaagaatatgttccagctccatccatgtaaacatgaaagaggtaaagtctccatatttctttaaggctgcataatattccatggtgtacatataccacaatttattaatccattcgtggatcgatgggcactgggctttttctatgacttagcaattatgaattgggctgcaataaacattctggtacaaatatctttgttatgatgtgatttttggtcttctgagtatatgcctagtagaggagttacaggattgaatggcaggtctatttttagatctctaagtgttctacaaacatctttccaaaaggaatgtattaatttgcatttccaccaacagtgtagaagtgttcccttttctccacatccatgccaacatctctggtcttgggattttgtgatatgggctaatcttactggagttagatgatatctcaaagtagttttgatttgcatttct
This region of Nycticebus coucang isolate mNycCou1 chromosome 2, mNycCou1.pri, whole genome shotgun sequence genomic DNA includes:
- the LOC128574653 gene encoding splicing factor 3B subunit 6-like translates to MAMQAAKRGNIRLPPEVNRILYIRNLPYKITAEEMYDIFGKYGPIHQIRVGNTPETRGTAYVVYEDIFDAKNACDHLSGFNVCNRYLVVLYYNANRAFQKMDTKKKEEQLKLLKEKYGINTDPPK